One window of the Salvia splendens isolate huo1 chromosome 1, SspV2, whole genome shotgun sequence genome contains the following:
- the LOC121794806 gene encoding patellin-6, translating to METAASPSSLKQTHTPDSSPKPAKKSFVASLRSPSFKEDTYFISHLKNSERKALKELKDKLMASHGADSMWGIPLLGNADDRADVVLLKFLRARDFRVQDALNMLVKCLNWRKEFGADAILEEGLGLKELEGSVAYMHGFDRSGHPVCYNAYGVFKDKEMYEKVFGDEEKLKKFLRWRVQILERGIKLLHFKPGGVNSIIQITDLKDMPKRELRATSNHILSLFQDNYPEMVARKIFINVPWYFSLLYSVISPFLTQRTKSKFVISKEGNAAETLYKFIRPECVPVQYGGLSRPSDSLSGPPKPASEFVVKGGEKVNIQIEGIEAGATITWDIVVGGWDLEYSAEFVPNAEEGYTIAVEKPRRVAAEEEAVHNSFAARDAGKMVLSVDNTASRSRKVAAYRYVVRKSP from the exons atggaaaccGCCGCATCTCCATCCTCCCTCAAACAAACCCACACTCCCGATTCCTCCCCAAAACCCGCCAAGAAGAGCTTCGTCGCCTCTCTCCGCTCCCCCTCCTTCAAAGAAGACACCTACTTCATCTCCCACCTCAAAAACTCCGAGCGCAAAGCCCTCAAAGAGCTCAAGGACAAGCTCATGGCCTCCCACGGCGCCGATTCCATGTGGGGCATCCCCCTCCTAGGCAATGCCGACGACCGCGCCGACGTCGTCCTCCTCAAATTCCTCCGCGCTAGGGATTTCAGGGTGCAGGACGCTCTCAACATGCTGGTGAAGTGCCTCAACTGGCGGAAGGAGTTCGGCGCCGACGCCATTTTGGAGGAGGGTTTGGGGCTCAAGGAGCTCGAAGGCTCTGTCGCGTACATGCACGGTTTCGACCGAAGCGGGCATCCTGTTTGTTACAATGCCTATGGGGTTTTCAAAGATAAGGAGATGTACGAGAAGGTTTTTGGAGATGAGGAGAAATTGAAGAAGTTTTTGAGGTGGAGAGTCCAGATTCTCGAGCGAGGGATTAAGCTTCTCCATTTCAAACCAGGCGGCGTGAATTCGATTATTCAAATCACAGATCTTAAAGATATGCCGAAGAGAGAGCTCAGAGCTACTTCAAATCACATTCTCTCTCTATTTCAGGATAATTATCCCGAAATGGTTGCTAGAAAG ATCTTTATAAACGTGCCGTGGTACTTCAGTTTGCTATACTCAGTGATCAGTCCGTTTCTGACGCAACGAACCAAGAGCAAGTTCGTGATATCCAAGGAAGGAAATGCTGCTGAAACTCTTTACAA attcaTCCGGCCCGAGTGCGTCCCGGTTCAGTACGGCGGCCTGAGTCGACCCAGCGACTCGCTCTCCGGTCCGCCCAAACCCGCGTCCGAGTTCGTCGTCAAAGGCGGTGAAAAAGTCAACATTCAAATCGAAGGCATTGag GCTGGTGCGACAATAACATGGGATATAGTTGTGGGAGGATGGGATTTAGAATACAGCGCGGAGTTCGTACCGAATGCGGAGGAAGGCTACACCATCGCGGTGGAGAAGCCGAGGCGGGTGGCAGCAGAGGAGGAGGCGGTACATAACTCGTTCGCTGCAAGGGATGCCGGAAAAATGGTGCTCTCGGTTGATAACACGGCATCTCGTAGCCGGAAGGTTGCTGCCTACCGATATGTAGTTCGCAAATCAccctaa
- the LOC121803278 gene encoding probable protein phosphatase 2C 65, with protein sequence MGACCSCHRVGRFEGCPIEEEAKPREVDDDNIILTGEGGARVRLQGSSKYVAMHTQQGKKGYNQDAMTVWENFSGDKEAVLCSIFDGHGPNGHMVSRYVRDYLPAKITKCYQQSRSYKMDPESDQVCDENHPYNLFWKDRLVKCFHEMDEELESDAPVDSYSSGTTSVTVLKKGQNLVVANLGDSRAILCTRDSNNELVAQQLTVDLKPNLPAEKARITSHRGRVLPMKEEPNIHRIWMPDQDCPGLAMARAFGDFCLKDYGLISTPDITYRRLSDRDEFVVLATDGIWDVLSNSDVIKIVSSARKRSMAAKLLIDEAQRAWRHKFPCAKTDDCAAICLFFKRPRPLLTKSISEVTHLSLNSKDHVANNSGHDHELETVLNCDMEDGGEDSHKPAGKNPQRRRRRTSRKIEFAGQ encoded by the exons ATGGGTGCATGCTGCTCGTGTCACCGAGTCGGCAGATTTGAAGGCTGCCCTATCGAGGAGGAAGCCAAACCTAGAGAGGTCGATGACGACAATATCATCTTAACCGGGGAGGGAGGGGCCCGCGTCCGCCTCCAAGGATCCTCTAAATACGTCGCCATGCACACCCAACAAGGAAAAAAAGGCTACAATCAAGATGCCATGACCGTTTGGGAG AACTTTTCCGGCGATAAAGAGGCAGTCTTGTGCTCGATATTCGATGGACACGGCCCCAATGGCCACATGGTTTCGCGCTACGTTCGTGATTATCTGCCGGCAAAGATCACAAAATGTTACCAACAGTCGAGATCTTACAAGATGGACCCTGAAAGTGATCAAGTTTGTGATGAAAATCACCCATATAACCTGTTTTGGAAAGATAGGTTGGTGAAATGTTTCCATGAAATGGATGAGGAGCTTGAATCAGATGCCCCAGTTGATAGCTATTCAAGCGGCACCACTTCCGTAACTGTACTTAAAAAG GGCCAGAACTTGGTCGTTGCGAACTTGGGCGATTCACGTGCCATCCTATGCACAAGGGACTCCAACAATGAACTTGTTGCTCAACAACTCACCGTTGATCTCAAACCTAATCTTCCAG CCGAAAAGGCGAGAATTACAAGCCATAGAGGTAGAGTTTTGCCAATGAAGGAAGAGCCAAATATCCATAGAATATGGATGCCTGATCAAGATTGCCCTGGACTCGCCATGGCCCGAGCCTTCGGAGACTTTTGCTTAAAAGACTACGGTCTCATCTCCACCCCTGATATCACCTATCGACGCCTTTCCGACcgcgacgagttcgtcgtcttGGCCACCGACGGG ATATGGGACGTCCTATCGAACTCGGACGTGATCAAGATCGTCTCGTCAGCAAGGAAGCGGTCGATGGCTGCCAAATTGCTAATCGACGAGGCGCAGAGGGCGTGGAGGCACAAATTCCCGTGCGCGAAGACGGACGACTGCGCGGCGATCTGCCTGTTCTTCAAGCGCCCGCGGCCGCTGCTGACGAAGTCGATATCGGAAGTGACTCACCTGAGCTTGAACTCCAAGGACCACGTGGCGAACAACAGCGGCCACGACCACGAGCTCGAGACGGTGCTGAACTGCGATATGGAAGATGGCGGCGAAGATTCGCACAAACCGGCCGGCAAGAATCcgcagaggaggaggagaaggacaTCTCGGAAAATCGAATTCGCTGGCCAGTGA
- the LOC121810125 gene encoding CASP-like protein 4B1 isoform X1, which translates to MTKPADAEETPPPAADAESQSAPAAAGGGFSNIIQRWRREGIVKRGCVAFRAFGLLFSLLAFIIMATNQHGDGREFDKYEEYRLNKISISISSSLSCLFEFLCFFFGRYVLAIAILSALYTGFQTGRHIHEIHTNKEIISRKNASIFDFIGDQIVAYLLLSAASAAVPLTNNMRRGGDNIFTDSSAAAISMEFFAFFSLGLSALISGFKLSNQTYI; encoded by the exons ATGACTAAGCCTGCTGATGCCGAAGAGACGCCGCCGCCCGCCGCCGATGCGGAGAGCCAGAGTGCGCCGGCGGCTGCTGGCGGCGGGTTCTCCAATATCATCCAGCGGTGGCGGCGCGAAGGTATTGTGAAGAGAGGCTGTGTGGCTTTTCGAGCCTTCGGTTTACTCTTCTCCTTGCTCGCTTTCATTATCATGGCCACCAATCAACACGGCGATGGCAGAGAATTTGACAAATATGAAGAATACAGGTTAAacaaaatttcaatttcaatttcatcttctctgTCTTGTTTGTTTGAATttctgtgttttttttttggtaggtATGTGTTGGCGATTGCAATTCTGTCTGCTTTATACACCGGATTTCAAACAGGGAGGCATATTCATGAAATCCACACAAACAAAGAGATCATTTCACGGAAGAATGCAtcaatatttgattttattggtGATCAG ATTGTGGCATACTTGTTGCTGTCTGCAGCTTCAGCAGCAGTACCTTTGACAAACAACATGCGTCGAGGAGGAGATAACATATTCACAGATTCCTCAGCAGCGGCGATCAGTATGGAATTCTTCGCATTCTTTTCACTAGGTTTGTCGGCTCTCATCTCCGGATTCAAGCTCTCTAATCAAACTTACATCTGA
- the LOC121810125 gene encoding CASP-like protein 4B1 isoform X2 encodes MTKPADAEETPPPAADAESQSAPAAAGGGFSNIIQRWRREGIVKRGCVAFRAFGLLFSLLAFIIMATNQHGDGREFDKYEEYRYVLAIAILSALYTGFQTGRHIHEIHTNKEIISRKNASIFDFIGDQIVAYLLLSAASAAVPLTNNMRRGGDNIFTDSSAAAISMEFFAFFSLGLSALISGFKLSNQTYI; translated from the exons ATGACTAAGCCTGCTGATGCCGAAGAGACGCCGCCGCCCGCCGCCGATGCGGAGAGCCAGAGTGCGCCGGCGGCTGCTGGCGGCGGGTTCTCCAATATCATCCAGCGGTGGCGGCGCGAAGGTATTGTGAAGAGAGGCTGTGTGGCTTTTCGAGCCTTCGGTTTACTCTTCTCCTTGCTCGCTTTCATTATCATGGCCACCAATCAACACGGCGATGGCAGAGAATTTGACAAATATGAAGAATACAG gtATGTGTTGGCGATTGCAATTCTGTCTGCTTTATACACCGGATTTCAAACAGGGAGGCATATTCATGAAATCCACACAAACAAAGAGATCATTTCACGGAAGAATGCAtcaatatttgattttattggtGATCAG ATTGTGGCATACTTGTTGCTGTCTGCAGCTTCAGCAGCAGTACCTTTGACAAACAACATGCGTCGAGGAGGAGATAACATATTCACAGATTCCTCAGCAGCGGCGATCAGTATGGAATTCTTCGCATTCTTTTCACTAGGTTTGTCGGCTCTCATCTCCGGATTCAAGCTCTCTAATCAAACTTACATCTGA